The Zavarzinella sp. sequence TTCCTGTTGCATCCGGTTCATCGAATCTTCCAGTTGCTTCAGGCGGTACTGTTTCCGCTTTCGCTCCGCTTCAACCACTTCACGGAAATAGGCATCGTGGATCGAATTGACAATCATCACAATTGACTGGGCATCATCACCCATCAGTTTTGGCTTAATCAGTTCCGAGCCATCCTGAAATTCAACCAACAGTTCTTCTTCCAGAAAGCGGACAGGATCGGCCTGATTCCGCAACATCGGCAGTTGGGCAATTTCCGGATCGCGAATAGCAGCCTGCAGCACCAACGGACTTTTTAACATCCCCGCCTGAGTTTTCAGGTAACTGGAAAAATCATTGCGACCGTTGGGGTCTTCATTCCAGTAAATTCGTGGGTCTTCCGGCGATACCCGAATAATGGAGTAGGTGCTGTATTTGGCGGGAATCAGCATGTAGGCCAGTGCGGCAAAAATCCCACCAAAAATCGTGCCCAGAATGGCAATCAGCATCCAGTGGTAACGAACATACTGCACCGCTTTCATCCCACCACCTTCAGGAGGAGGTGGCTGTTCCGCAGGGGGTGGGGGCAGCGTGACAATCTGGTGCGGCTGGTTTGATTCCACCGGAATCGCATCCAGGACTGGCTCGGCAAAGCGAATCGCAGGTGTAGTTGCAGAGGTCATTGCTGGTTACTCGTAGGTGAATTCGTTTTCAGGAAGCGGAACGGCTCAGCAGAATCGATGGCCCACGGTGCAGGGGACGACGCTGTTCGTTCGTGTCACGCTGGATCGGTGTGGCTTTCACCGGTTTTTCCACGAGCAGGTGCTTCAGCACCCACAGTTCCAGCAGGAGAAAGGCCAGCCCCACCGGCATCATCATCCAGCCATTGAAATCGTGCAGAAAATCCATGACTTTGGTCTTGCTGGCACTGTCTTTCAACCAGATGTGGCACAAACCAGTTGCAGTAATTCGCAGAATGTTAACCAACAATGCAATTGGCACACAACTGAGCAGAATCAGCAATTTATGAACCCAATGGCGTTCCAGAACCAGCACCGCAGCCACGCAGAAGGCGGCAAAAGTCACCATCATCCTCAGCCCACTACATGCTTCGACTACGCCCAGTCGGACTTCGCCAATCAGAATCAGATTGCCATCGCGGATGGCGGGTTGCCCGAAGCACTGCAATAGTAAAGTGGTGCAGATCGTACCGATATTTTGTAGTTCCGCACCCAGAATCCGTTCGGATTGATATGGCATCGGCACCATAAACAGCAAAAAGATCAGTGCGGGCCAACTTTGCCGGATGCCTGACTTGCCACGATAAATCATGATCAGTGCCAGCACGCTCAACAGGATGCTTAACGCGTTCAGTGTCAGAAAACTGATGGCGGTTGCCAGCAGGTGCATCGATAACGCCCCCACCAGCAGGGTGCCACCCACGATCGGCCACGGTTTCACAGCAGCGGTGGCGTCGATGGGTCGACGCATCCACAGAAATAATGCGAAAAAAGGAACCAGAATGCCGTGCGAATACTGTGGGTCGTTCAGATATTTGTTTAATAGTTGTGTTAACGCAGGGAAGTAGGTCCAGACAAGTGCAATGACGAGCAGCCAGGCAGAAGCCGGGATGCGTTTTAAGTGATTCATGGTGTCCCTCCCTGGTGCCAGACCATTCATTGGCCTCGATTCGAAGACAGATTGTCAGCCCACCTTCGAACGTGGGGTATGTTAAACGGTTCCCACGTTGTTGGTCAATACTGTTTTTGAAATTTTTTCAAAATGGGCTTCGAGAAGTGCCACCCAATGTTGTGTGCCAATGGCATTAATGGGATTTTTTAATGATCTGCTTGTTGCACCGGGTTTGGTAGAGTAGCAGATGTCGTAATACTTAGTATTACGTTGTCGGTGTCATACTGTTGGAAATTGACTATCGTGAGAGCTTGACAGGATAAGATTTGGGCTCTTTGCTGATTTCCAGTTCCAGATCACTGGTCACCAGTGCGTGGTATTTTTTGGGAATCGGGCGGTTTTTCAATTGTTTGGCTTGTTCTAACGCTTGTTGCTGAACTGTATCCCCATCCTGGCCTCGACCCGCATCACCCTCAGGTGGGGGATCGTTGACAGTAATCTTGACCTTGCCGGGAATTACCCCCACTTTGGCACCCGTTTTTACTTTCACTTTGCCACTTTCGTCGGTAATGCCGGTAGCAACCATGTTACCCGTTACGTTATCGCCTATCGGTGTGACCGTGATTTCTGCATTTGGCAGTGGTTGATCATTCAGTGTGACAATGAGCTCCACTTCCACCACGTCGCTGGTTGACGGAGAATCATCGCAGCCAGTCTGCAGCACAAAAATGCCCAGAATGAATGCTTTTATCAAGTAAATATTTCGCATCTGCTTCCTGTTTGTTAGTTGAAATTAACGCTTCAGATCAATGGGGTAGTCCGACTGATCTTTGGTTACTGTCACGCTCAGTGGGGATTGGGCTAACGATGCATATTGTGGTGGGATGGGCCGGTTAGTCAGCTTCGCCGTAAATTGTGAAGCCAGAATTTGTGCCTTGGCCGATTGCCCGCGTGCTTCGTCTGGCAGTGGACCCTCGATCACAGTTACCTTGTTTTCACCCGCACAGGCACCCGCACCTTTGGGTATTTTCAGGGTAAATTTCCCCTGATCGTCCGTCACTGCTGTGGCGATGTAGTGTCCGCTTAACCCTTCCTGCATCGGCACAAAGCTGATTTCAGCGTGGGCCAACGGTTTTCCGTTCAAAGTTAACGTGCCTGTGACGGGAACAATTTCCGGTTCGCCAGTGTTGCAGCCTGAAAGCGCAATCACAAGGCATAATACGGGCCAGAAATAATATTTTTGCATGAGTTTGAAATACGCTTCAGTATGTGAATTAGGGGAGGGTAGCTACCTGGCCATCGCTGATGCGAGCCAGTAATTGCAGGTTTGCCAAAGAGGCAGTGCTGGTGGCGGCAATAAACCGAACCGAACCATCGCAGAATACGAAGTTAGCCCCACCGGTGTGGCCACTGCCAAACGAACTCAGGCGGTTATCTTGATAAGTAAAAGAGGGGCTGGGGCCGACACCTGCTGGCATTGTATAGTTGATAGGCTGCAGGGTGCCTGCCAGGCAGTCTTGTGGTGAGTTGTAATTTGACCAGGCCCAACCACGACGATTAGGCAGGTCGGCCCACTCATTGTCTTTACTATAACGCTCGCCTGCCAGAAATGTGTTACTGGTACCATCGGTAATGGTGGCAATCGAAGTTTTGCTGTTGATCTGGAACACGCCATCAAAGGTAGCAGTGGAAATGAACCATGATTTCACCCCACCGTTACCGAAATAGCTGTTGATACCGAAGTGGTATGTGGTGCCACCGGTGGTGTAAGTAATCACTTCCTGAGGGATAAAGTCGGAAGGACACATGTAAATCTTGATTTTCTGGGCACCAATCGAGTTCGGGCCGTCGGTGTTGCCATATTCCCGCACGTCAAAGTTGTAATTCTTCTGAATGTTATCCTGTTCCACGAATGGCAGAATCCAGGCCAACCAGGAACCAAACTTGTTAGGGAACGGTGGCTGACCAATCTTACCACTTGTTACCAGTGCATTGGTGGGAAAAACCATACCCGACGATGAACCGATTGGGATGTTCAATCCTGGAGGAAACATGCCGTTGGTGCCTTCATAGTTATGGCAGGCCAGGCCGATTTGTTTCAAATTGTTGCTGCACTTGGAACGGTTAGCTGCTTCCCGCACTTTTTGTACGGCTGGCAGCAATAAGCCGATCAGGATTGCGATAATGGCAATGACCACGAGCAACTCAATGAGAGTGAACCCGCGATGCTTACGAATGTTGGAATGCATGACTTTCCTAGCAAAAGTATTAAAGAACGCTTCTATGCTAGAAGTGGGTTGCTAGAAGAGTGTGATGATATTGTGAAAAAACAATGAAGGTGCAGAATTTTGTTGAAAAATTTGGTGGAGCAAGAATTTCTGGGAATGATAATTTTCCGTAACTGACCTCAATCGGTGTAGTTACGGAAAGTGGGCTTGAAATAGACTTGAACCACAGTTTTACGAATTTTATTACGTGATTGTGCAGGCTATCATCTGTTTCCTGTCACTGAGCCACTTGTTTTCGACTATCTGTGACAGTTTTTTACGACCAAAGTCGCCGTTCAAATCGTATAACCATGAGTAATTCATCGTTATTTTTGAGATATTTTCGCGATGCGGCCAACGAATCGACCAGATCAGGAACCTATACCAGAACCGATTCCCGAACCAATTCCGGATTCTGTGCATCAGCTCGCACCCACTGAGAAAGTGGGGGCTCAATCTCTTGCAAGTGCACTTGAACCGACAGGCCTGACACGTGTTCTGGGTGCGATGGCTGCACTTGCCGTGTTGATACTGGCATTTTTTCTCGGCTCGTTTGCCGTGAGAAATGCTGATTTCTGGCAGCACCTCGCCACTGGCCGACTGATTGCCGAAGGAAATTACGAGTTTGGCAAAGATCCTTTCAGTTTTGTCGATCCCGAACGCACGTGGGTGAACCATAGCTGGCTATACGATCTGATTATCTTTTATCTGTTTGATGATCCGAATGGAACGGTTCTAGTTATTCTGAAAGCACTTGGTGTGGCATTGATTGCCCTTTGCCTGCTGTACGCACGACCAAAAGGTTCCGAACTGCTGATGCCCAGCATGGTGGTGTTGCTGGCAATGTTGGCATCTGCGCCCCGTTTGAACCTTCAATCATCCCTGGTGGGCTACTTTTTGCTGACATTGTTGCTTGCCAGCTTTCTACGGCTGCAAGGTTCTGGCAAAAAATGGCTGATTCCCAGTCTGGCCGCAGGCATTTCAATGCTGTGGGCAAATATGGACCAGTGGTTCTTTCTGGCGCCAATTACAGTGGTATTGTACGCACTTGGCCAATATCTGCGGCCAGGTAATGACAGTCGTACAGAAGTCAAAACGTGGCTGATTGCTTTTGGTGCTTCGGTACTGGCATGTAACTTCAACCCCCACCATGTCATGGTGTGGAGTTTGCCCGCCGAAGCCTTTCGTTTCGACCTGATATCTGCCTTTGCCAGCGATGCTGAGCTGGGGCCGTTGTTTCGCAATATTGCCACCAGCGGTTCGGATACTTCGCGGGAAGGTGACAATCCGATGAATTACGTCCCACTTTTACTGCTCAATCTGTCCATCATTATTCTGGTGATGGTGCAGTTCGCCCTGAAAATGAATAAATTCTCACTAAGTTTGCTGTTTGTCTGGTTGTTCAGTATTGTGATTGTTTTGTTACATATTCGCGCAACTCCTTTTCTGGCAATAACTTCCGCTATTCTGTTGATGCACCTGACTCACCAGTTAGGGCAGCACCTAAAATCGAAAACAGTGGGCTCCCAAATTTGGACAACAGTGCAGATCAGCCATATGGTGTGCCACGCACTGTTTTTCCTGCTGAACATTGTGTTGATCGGCGTCAGCTACCCTGGCTGGTTGCACCCACTTGATTTTCGGCGTCGCTGGGCATGGGAAGTGGCACCGAACCCATCTTTTGTGGAGATTGCTAAAAAAATTCAGGCTCTGCGCGAAAATGGCACACTGCCAGCGAATGTGAACGGAATTATTTTACAGCCGGAATTGGCCTGCTATATGTCCTGGTTTGCCCCACTTGAAAAGACTTATTTTGATTTTCGATTCGGCTACCACCATCCGGAGGCGAAGGAGTTTGCCGATCTACGGAAAGCGTTATCGTTGAAACAACTCGCTGCAGCACAAGGGAAAGGGGTGCAATTCGATCTGCCGGCATTCATGAAAAAATACAATGCGGCTTATCTGGTAACTTCCCATAGCAGCAGTTTTACCAACGGGGTCATTCTGGAAACCCTTTGGATTTCGGTTGATTACAGTAAACCGGAACAAAACTGGGAACTATGGGAACTGGAAGGAAAAGCCGCACTGCTCGGCTGGAAGGGCCAGCAGGTAATTCCTGCCGCTGTGGCCGAAAAACTGCGTTTTCGTGCTTCACAGGTAGTTTTCAAAGAGGCATAATCACTGCCGATCCCAAATGTAGAAACCAAACTGATCCGTTCCTACGAATTCTGGGATTTGTTCGTATCTCCCCCACCCATGTACCCGTTTTTGATTGATGAAGTGACGGTGCTGCAAAAACAAGCGATTTATCTGCAGAATCTGGCAGTTTTACAGGCACAACAGGAGATGCAGGCACGTGCAATGGTGACCGGCGGGATGTTTTCCAATTACGCCAACCTGAACGATTTTGATCCGGAAGTGCTGGCCACGCAATTGCTGATGATGCGAAAATGTCGTGAGGCGATTCTGGAATCACCCAATCATCCCGATTCTTACGCGATGCTGGCAACTGTTTACGGGCTTTCCACTCTGGAAGAAGGGCTGAAAACACAAGTAGCGAACGCCAGTCTGGCACGTTACATCTATCGATTGCCGCCGTCACCCATTAAGGGCAGAATATCCGCCTATGCCACCACTGTTACCCGCAGAATGTTTGAGTTCTATCTGCAAATGGGTGCGGGAGATCTGGCTCAGGATGCCCTGACGCAATGCATCAACTATTCCGAAGAGGAACTGCAGCGATTTCAGGATATCAGTGCCGCAGATGGTATTAGTGAAGAGGAAGAAAAGCAGCTATCCGAGTTAAAGCAGAACATGGATCTTCTGAACCAGATGTCATCCAAACTGCAGCAACAACTCAATCAACAACTGGCCGCGTACGAATCGGAGATTCCTGCGGCAAAAGATCCATTGGAAAAAATCGGTATTGCCAAACGCTACGGGCTCTATCTGGTGGCGAAAACGCACCTCGATGAAATTGATTTCTCACAGCCAGACCCACTCATTTACACCTATCTGGCCGAAAGAGTGGATATCGCCATCATGACAGGCGATCTGGAAACGGCCTACGAAGTACTTCAGCAACTGAATAACCAGAATTTCCAGAGGGAATTTGTCAATCAGGCAGCCATTAACGCCTTTGGCAACGCACGCGTTCGGTTATTCCAGGTACAGTTTCCAGACCCGAAAAATGCTCCACGTGTAGATCAGAGTAAGTTTGATTTACGAAGCGTTTTTGAACGACACCAACGCGTCGTAGCACTGGCGTTTGGCGATTTTGAACAGATTTCGACTATTTTTGAACGGGATTTGCAGGAAAACGCCCGCCAACAGGCCGAAATAGAAACGCAATATCCTTTTGTTGCGATGACGGTGCCTGAAGTGGAAACAACCCAACCCTATCTGGCAATTCGTGCGATGGCGATGTCGCTGAATCCGTACGAAATCATGATCAATAATATCTGGGCATTCCATTTCGAAATGCGTCAATTTTACATCAGCAGCCTCCGCAGCCGTGCGGTGGCACAGATGACATTAGCCCAGATTCGGCTGGAACAGGGGGAAATCACCAAGGCGATCACCGCATTACGGACCATTGAAAACATGCCAGACCGGCCAGAAATTGCCTCCTATCGTCGCAATGCCAAAAAACTGGCAGATTTTATCACCACCACCAGAAAGTAAGTGGGCCGAGAATAATTTTGACGCTAACCCTTTTCAAATAAGTACTTAAGATTGATTTTCTTATTTTTAAGAAAATGAGAATTCAGGTGGTGGTACCACATTTTTACCACCTTTTGACTAATTTGCCGAAAAGAGAAACTTTTTTCA is a genomic window containing:
- a CDS encoding DUF1559 domain-containing protein → MHSNIRKHRGFTLIELLVVIAIIAILIGLLLPAVQKVREAANRSKCSNNLKQIGLACHNYEGTNGMFPPGLNIPIGSSSGMVFPTNALVTSGKIGQPPFPNKFGSWLAWILPFVEQDNIQKNYNFDVREYGNTDGPNSIGAQKIKIYMCPSDFIPQEVITYTTGGTTYHFGINSYFGNGGVKSWFISTATFDGVFQINSKTSIATITDGTSNTFLAGERYSKDNEWADLPNRRGWAWSNYNSPQDCLAGTLQPINYTMPAGVGPSPSFTYQDNRLSSFGSGHTGGANFVFCDGSVRFIAATSTASLANLQLLARISDGQVATLP
- a CDS encoding exosortase/archaeosortase family protein; amino-acid sequence: MNHLKRIPASAWLLVIALVWTYFPALTQLLNKYLNDPQYSHGILVPFFALFLWMRRPIDATAAVKPWPIVGGTLLVGALSMHLLATAISFLTLNALSILLSVLALIMIYRGKSGIRQSWPALIFLLFMVPMPYQSERILGAELQNIGTICTTLLLQCFGQPAIRDGNLILIGEVRLGVVEACSGLRMMVTFAAFCVAAVLVLERHWVHKLLILLSCVPIALLVNILRITATGLCHIWLKDSASKTKVMDFLHDFNGWMMMPVGLAFLLLELWVLKHLLVEKPVKATPIQRDTNEQRRPLHRGPSILLSRSAS